A portion of the Deltaproteobacteria bacterium genome contains these proteins:
- the ndk gene encoding nucleoside-diphosphate kinase, translating into MARQRTLAIVKPDAVERNLIGEVIRRIEQSGLQVAAARFLQLSKADAEGFYAVHKERPFFGSLVAYMCSGPVMVMALEGDEAIKRWRDLMGATDPAKAAPGTIRKDLGQSVEANATHGSDAPETAAVEIAYFFRTLEVVARG; encoded by the coding sequence ATGGCGAGACAGAGAACGTTGGCGATCGTGAAGCCCGATGCCGTCGAGCGGAACCTGATCGGTGAGGTGATCCGCCGCATCGAGCAGAGCGGTCTGCAGGTGGCGGCGGCGCGCTTCCTCCAGCTCAGCAAGGCGGACGCCGAGGGCTTCTACGCCGTCCACAAGGAGCGGCCGTTCTTCGGCAGCCTCGTCGCATACATGTGCTCGGGCCCCGTCATGGTGATGGCGCTCGAGGGCGACGAGGCGATCAAGCGCTGGCGCGACCTCATGGGCGCCACCGATCCCGCCAAGGCGGCGCCGGGCACCATCCGCAAGGACCTCGGGCAGAGCGTCGAGGCGAACGCCACGCACGGCTCGGACGCCCCGGAGACGGCCGCGGTCGAGATCGCGTACTTCTTCCGCACGCTCGAGGTCGTCGCGCGCGGGTGA
- a CDS encoding class I SAM-dependent methyltransferase, with amino-acid sequence MSAPAELERVACPLCGSRDDAPFVSKDGFAIVRCGGCGLVYVNPRLPVGDLERLYGDQVISPAAYYVRTEAQDERSFGARIALIERWRKPGRLLDLGCGPGTFSVAARARGWMTVGLEINATSVAHCRARGLEVIDGAFPHPALRGQTFDVVAMNDFLEHLIDPVGALRIVRSLLAPGGVLFISTPDIGSAMARLTRASWLHLKPNEHVVYFDRRTMRRALEAAGLRVEHVQSIGRFRNLGVAIEKAAAYGELPSRIARMLVPRALADRVNFPLNPGDEMAVIAVAAGERGNDRR; translated from the coding sequence GTGAGCGCACCGGCCGAGCTCGAGCGCGTCGCCTGTCCGCTCTGCGGCAGCCGCGACGACGCGCCGTTCGTCAGCAAGGACGGCTTCGCGATCGTCCGGTGCGGCGGCTGCGGTCTCGTCTACGTGAACCCGCGCCTGCCGGTCGGTGACCTCGAACGGCTCTACGGCGATCAGGTCATCTCGCCGGCCGCGTACTACGTGCGCACCGAGGCGCAGGACGAGCGCTCCTTCGGCGCGCGGATCGCTCTGATCGAGCGCTGGCGGAAGCCGGGCAGGCTGCTCGATCTCGGCTGCGGTCCGGGGACCTTCTCGGTGGCCGCTCGGGCGCGCGGGTGGATGACGGTCGGCCTCGAGATCAACGCGACATCGGTCGCCCATTGCCGCGCCCGCGGCCTCGAAGTCATCGACGGCGCGTTCCCACACCCGGCGCTACGGGGCCAGACCTTCGACGTCGTCGCCATGAACGACTTCCTCGAGCACCTCATCGATCCGGTCGGCGCCCTGCGCATCGTGCGCTCGCTACTCGCCCCCGGCGGCGTCCTCTTCATCTCGACGCCGGACATCGGCTCCGCCATGGCGCGGCTCACGCGGGCGTCGTGGCTGCACCTCAAGCCGAACGAGCACGTCGTCTACTTCGATCGCCGGACGATGCGCCGCGCCCTCGAGGCCGCGGGGCTCCGCGTCGAGCACGTCCAGTCGATCGGTCGCTTCCGCAATCTGGGAGTGGCGATCGAGAAGGCCGCCGCCTACGGCGAGCTTCCGAGCCGCATCGCTCGCATGCTCGTGCCGCGCGCGCTCGCCGACCGCGTGAACTTTCCCCTCAATCCCGGCGACGAGATGGCGGTGATCGCGGTCGCGGCCGGTGAGCGCGGGAACGACCGTCGGTGA
- a CDS encoding glycosyltransferase family 9 protein, with translation MKLATMRRVDYWVGVPLCFLLTVAVRLLERLRGERAAGAPKKILFIELSEMGSTIIASAMIRRVQDRYRDAEHCFCIFKKNAASLRLLGLFREENIFTIRDDSLAHMATDVWRFMRFCGRERIDTVIDLELFSRISSLLSLLSGATTRVGFHNYRGEGLYRGEHLTYRVNYNSYHHMSQNFLALVEALDAPDEIPAPKRVIPPQPPPVRVPLDPEAFAYVQAELQRCYPLTAQHSVIVVNHDAGSLLAIRSWPVERYIALIQRLLANDPRRVVVLMGIAEAAESARAITRRVADPRCVDFVGRTRTLTDVLQLFHQSDLLITNDSGPAHFATLTPIKSITLYGPETPVLYGTLGEHNVDLFAKLACSPCLSALNHRHSPCTDNKCLQAIGVEHVLQEAERLLAIPSTRVTLPAAVEA, from the coding sequence ATGAAACTCGCGACCATGCGGCGGGTCGACTACTGGGTCGGCGTTCCGCTCTGTTTCCTCCTGACGGTCGCCGTGCGTCTCCTCGAGCGCCTGCGTGGGGAGCGCGCCGCGGGCGCGCCGAAGAAGATCCTCTTCATCGAGCTCTCCGAGATGGGCAGCACCATCATCGCCTCGGCGATGATCCGCCGGGTCCAGGACCGCTACCGGGACGCCGAGCACTGCTTCTGCATCTTCAAGAAGAACGCCGCCAGCCTGCGCCTGCTCGGCCTCTTCCGCGAGGAGAACATCTTCACGATCCGCGACGACTCGCTGGCCCACATGGCGACCGACGTCTGGCGCTTCATGAGGTTCTGCGGCCGCGAGCGCATCGACACGGTGATCGACCTCGAGCTGTTCTCGCGAATCTCCTCGCTGCTGAGCCTGCTCTCCGGGGCCACCACCAGGGTCGGCTTCCACAACTATCGGGGTGAGGGGCTCTACCGGGGCGAGCACCTGACCTACCGCGTGAACTACAACTCGTACCACCACATGTCGCAGAACTTCCTGGCGCTCGTGGAGGCGCTCGACGCCCCCGACGAGATTCCGGCGCCGAAGCGGGTGATCCCGCCGCAACCGCCGCCGGTCCGCGTGCCGCTGGATCCGGAAGCGTTCGCCTACGTGCAGGCGGAGCTGCAACGTTGCTACCCGCTCACGGCGCAGCACAGCGTCATCGTCGTGAACCACGACGCCGGGAGCCTGCTCGCGATCCGGTCGTGGCCGGTCGAGCGCTACATCGCCTTGATCCAGCGCCTGCTCGCGAACGACCCGCGGCGGGTCGTGGTGCTCATGGGCATCGCGGAGGCCGCCGAGTCGGCACGCGCGATCACCCGCCGGGTCGCCGACCCGCGCTGCGTCGACTTCGTCGGCCGGACCCGCACGCTCACCGACGTGCTCCAGCTCTTCCACCAGAGCGATCTCCTGATCACGAACGACAGCGGCCCGGCGCACTTCGCGACGCTCACTCCCATCAAGAGCATCACGCTCTACGGCCCCGAAACGCCCGTGCTGTACGGCACGCTCGGCGAGCACAACGTCGATCTCTTCGCGAAACTCGCATGCAGCCCGTGCTTGAGCGCGCTCAATCACCGGCACAGCCCGTGCACCGACAACAAATGCCTGCAAGCGATCGGCGTGGAGCACGTGCTGCAGGAGGCGGAGCGCCTGCTCGCGATCCCGTCGACGCGGGTGACCTTGCCGGCGGCGGTCGAGGCGTGA
- the rlmN gene encoding 23S rRNA (adenine(2503)-C(2))-methyltransferase RlmN: protein MTRSPGPPSILDCSRAELEAWCDAAGVPRYRAAQIATWLYRHGARDFAAMTNLPATLRDALAAAFRVGLPELLHVSRSFDGTRKLLLRLADGATVESVLIPDQERLTLCVSTQVGCAMGCGFCATATLGLGRHLGRGEIAGQFLVARALVVADLAASSERAASAEGAPIGPERITNMVFMGMGEPLHNYAGTVGAIDTLTSDWGVDFSHRRITVSTVGLLPEMQRLLADTQVNLAVSLTAIDQEVRRKIMPVSKKYPVENLLATCRTLPLPRRKRITFEYVMLAGVNDAPTQAKALARALAGIRCKVNLIPFNPFPGAAFGRSDDVAVARFQDALRNAGVHATIRESRGPDIAAACGQLVAEGTARRPTAATAAAADGTGLHEGDAR from the coding sequence GTGACCCGCTCCCCCGGGCCACCGAGCATTCTCGACTGCTCGCGCGCCGAGCTCGAGGCATGGTGCGACGCCGCCGGCGTCCCGCGCTATCGCGCCGCCCAGATCGCGACCTGGCTCTATCGCCACGGGGCGCGCGACTTCGCGGCGATGACGAACCTCCCGGCCACCCTCCGCGACGCCCTCGCCGCCGCGTTCCGCGTCGGCCTTCCCGAGCTGCTCCACGTCTCGCGCTCATTCGACGGCACCCGGAAGCTGCTGCTCCGTCTCGCCGACGGCGCGACCGTCGAGAGCGTGCTCATTCCCGACCAGGAGCGGCTCACCCTGTGCGTCTCGACCCAGGTGGGCTGCGCCATGGGCTGCGGCTTCTGCGCCACCGCGACCCTCGGGCTCGGCCGCCATCTCGGCCGCGGCGAGATCGCCGGGCAGTTTCTCGTCGCGCGCGCCCTCGTCGTCGCCGACCTCGCCGCGTCCTCGGAGAGGGCCGCGTCGGCGGAGGGCGCACCCATCGGCCCCGAGCGCATCACCAACATGGTCTTCATGGGCATGGGCGAGCCGCTCCACAACTACGCCGGCACCGTCGGCGCGATCGACACGCTCACGTCGGACTGGGGCGTCGACTTCTCGCACCGCCGCATCACCGTCTCCACGGTCGGCTTGCTGCCGGAGATGCAGCGCCTCCTCGCCGACACGCAGGTGAACCTCGCGGTCTCGCTCACCGCGATCGATCAAGAGGTGCGGCGGAAGATCATGCCGGTCTCCAAGAAGTACCCGGTGGAGAACCTGCTGGCGACGTGCCGCACGCTGCCGTTGCCGCGGCGCAAGCGCATCACGTTCGAGTACGTGATGCTGGCGGGCGTGAACGACGCGCCGACGCAGGCGAAGGCGCTCGCCCGCGCGCTCGCCGGCATCCGCTGCAAGGTGAACCTGATCCCGTTCAATCCGTTCCCGGGGGCCGCCTTCGGCCGCAGTGACGACGTGGCCGTCGCACGCTTCCAGGACGCGCTCCGCAACGCCGGCGTGCACGCGACGATCCGCGAAAGCCGGGGTCCCGACATCGCAGCGGCCTGCGGACAGCTGGTGGCCGAAGGCACGGCGCGGCGGCCGACGGCCGCGACGGCCGCCGCCGCGGACGGCACGGGCCTCCACGAGGGAGACGCACGCTGA
- the mtnP gene encoding S-methyl-5'-thioadenosine phosphorylase produces MGLKIGIIGGSGLYEMDGLTDVREAVVATPFGPPSDAIVHGRLGATELFFLPRHGRGHRLLPSELPFRANLWALKHLGVERVIAVGAVGSLREEIAPGHLVIPDQFIDRTFGRAGTFFGNGIVAHVGFGDPVCPLLSQSLVESARRLGATVHAGGTYVCMEGPQFSTRAESELYRSWGAAVIGMTNLQEAKLAREAELCFATLALATDYDCWRQGHDEVRIEDVLAVIHANVAMAKQVVHDVVPTLPASPECACGRALAHAIITDRTRIPARVKRDLAPIIGRYVPEEGEA; encoded by the coding sequence GTGGGACTGAAGATCGGCATCATCGGGGGCAGCGGGCTCTACGAGATGGACGGGTTGACCGACGTTCGCGAGGCGGTCGTCGCGACGCCCTTCGGACCGCCCTCCGACGCGATCGTCCACGGCCGGCTCGGCGCGACCGAGCTCTTCTTCCTCCCGCGCCACGGACGCGGCCACCGCCTGCTGCCGTCGGAGCTGCCGTTCCGCGCCAACCTCTGGGCGCTCAAGCACCTCGGCGTCGAGCGCGTGATCGCGGTCGGCGCGGTGGGAAGCCTGCGCGAGGAGATCGCGCCCGGGCACCTGGTGATCCCCGACCAGTTCATCGACCGCACCTTCGGCCGCGCCGGCACGTTCTTCGGGAACGGCATCGTGGCGCACGTCGGCTTCGGCGACCCGGTGTGTCCGCTGCTGTCGCAGAGCCTCGTCGAAAGCGCGCGCCGCCTCGGCGCGACCGTGCACGCGGGCGGCACCTACGTCTGTATGGAGGGTCCGCAGTTCTCGACCCGCGCGGAGTCCGAACTGTACCGCAGCTGGGGCGCCGCGGTCATCGGGATGACGAACCTGCAGGAGGCGAAGCTCGCGCGCGAGGCGGAGCTTTGCTTCGCGACGCTGGCGCTCGCGACCGACTACGACTGCTGGCGGCAGGGCCACGACGAGGTCCGGATCGAGGACGTGCTCGCCGTCATCCACGCGAACGTCGCCATGGCGAAGCAGGTGGTGCACGACGTCGTGCCGACGCTGCCGGCGTCGCCGGAGTGCGCCTGCGGCCGCGCCCTCGCGCACGCGATCATCACCGACCGCACCAGGATCCCGGCGCGGGTGAAGCGCGACCTGGCGCCGATCATCGGTCGCTACGTCCCGGAGGAGGGAGAAGCGTGA
- a CDS encoding sugar kinase, with product MVVVGSIAIDTIETRADRAPEVLGGAATYFAVAASFFTPVRMVGVVGDDFPRADLDWFRRRGIDLAGVEVRPGRTMRWTGRYHEDMNVRDTLRFEANVFDGYLPTLPPAYCDAPFVFLANIAPSLQTRVLDQMRAPRLVGADTMNLWIETTREELGTLLRRVPLLVINDEEARLLSGERNVVRAARRILGLGPTSLMIKRGEYGVLFFSGDSVFSAPAYPLEEVFDPTGAGDTFAGGVMGYLAATGDTSPAGIRKAIVYGSVVASFTVEAFSLERLRTLSRDDIERRYRQFVSLTSFDVA from the coding sequence CTGGTCGTCGTCGGCTCGATCGCCATCGACACCATCGAGACGCGAGCCGACCGCGCCCCCGAGGTGCTCGGCGGCGCCGCCACGTACTTCGCGGTCGCGGCGAGCTTCTTCACGCCGGTGCGGATGGTGGGGGTCGTCGGCGACGACTTCCCGCGAGCCGATCTCGACTGGTTCCGGCGCCGCGGCATCGACCTCGCGGGCGTCGAGGTTCGTCCGGGACGGACGATGCGCTGGACCGGGCGCTACCACGAGGACATGAACGTCCGCGACACGCTGCGCTTCGAGGCGAACGTCTTCGACGGCTACCTGCCGACGCTGCCGCCCGCGTACTGCGACGCGCCGTTCGTCTTCCTCGCGAACATCGCGCCGTCACTGCAGACGCGCGTGCTCGACCAGATGCGGGCGCCGCGCCTCGTCGGCGCGGACACGATGAACCTCTGGATCGAGACCACCCGCGAGGAGCTCGGCACGCTGCTCCGCCGCGTCCCGCTCCTCGTGATCAACGACGAGGAGGCGCGCCTCCTCTCGGGCGAGCGCAACGTGGTGCGCGCCGCCCGGAGGATCCTCGGCCTCGGCCCGACGAGCCTGATGATCAAGCGCGGCGAGTACGGCGTCCTCTTCTTCTCGGGCGACAGCGTCTTCTCGGCGCCGGCGTATCCCCTGGAGGAGGTCTTCGACCCGACCGGGGCCGGCGACACCTTCGCCGGGGGCGTCATGGGCTACCTCGCGGCGACCGGCGACACCTCGCCCGCCGGGATCCGCAAGGCCATCGTCTACGGCAGCGTCGTCGCGTCGTTCACGGTCGAGGCGTTCAGCCTGGAGCGCCTCCGCACGCTCAGCCGCGACGACATCGAGCGTCGCTACCGGCAGTTCGTGAGCCTCACGAGCTTCGACGTCGCGTGA
- a CDS encoding glycosyltransferase family 2 protein produces MPQLSIVVPVYNEAPNAEALVRELQETADRLPQTTEIVLVDDGSTDDTYARLIDAAGDDDRVHLVRLMRNFGQTAALAAGIDHASGAVIVTMDGDLQNDPADIPRLLATLDAGYDVVTGWRRDRKDPFVSRKLPSMIANAIIGATTNVSIHDHGCGLKAFRADVAKQLRLYGEMHRFITAIAGDLGAAVTEIPVNHRPRLRGQSKYGISRTVRVVLDLLTIKFLSGFSTRPIHVFGTFGLLTMLTGLVIVGVLGVEKIVFGMELAGRPILLLGVLLVLGGVQLVTLGLLGEMLARTYHESQGKPIYRLREVRRPSA; encoded by the coding sequence ATGCCGCAACTCTCGATCGTCGTCCCGGTCTACAACGAAGCGCCGAACGCCGAGGCCCTGGTGCGCGAGCTCCAGGAGACCGCCGACCGTCTGCCACAGACGACCGAGATCGTGCTCGTCGACGACGGCAGCACCGATGACACCTACGCCCGGCTGATCGACGCCGCGGGCGACGACGATCGGGTGCACCTCGTCCGCCTCATGCGGAACTTCGGCCAGACCGCGGCGCTCGCCGCCGGCATCGACCACGCAAGCGGGGCGGTCATCGTCACCATGGACGGCGACCTGCAGAACGACCCCGCGGACATCCCGCGCCTGCTGGCGACCCTCGACGCCGGCTACGACGTGGTGACCGGCTGGCGGCGCGACCGCAAGGACCCGTTCGTATCCCGGAAGCTGCCCTCGATGATCGCCAACGCCATCATCGGAGCCACCACCAACGTGTCGATCCACGACCACGGCTGCGGCCTAAAGGCGTTCCGTGCCGACGTCGCGAAGCAGCTCCGCCTCTACGGCGAGATGCACCGCTTCATCACGGCCATCGCCGGGGACCTCGGCGCCGCCGTCACGGAGATCCCGGTGAACCACCGGCCGCGCCTCCGCGGACAGTCGAAGTACGGCATCTCGCGCACCGTGCGGGTCGTCCTCGACCTCCTCACCATCAAGTTCTTGTCCGGCTTCTCGACCCGACCGATCCACGTCTTCGGCACCTTCGGGCTGCTCACCATGCTGACGGGCCTGGTGATCGTCGGCGTTCTCGGCGTCGAGAAGATCGTCTTCGGGATGGAGCTCGCCGGCCGGCCGATCCTCTTGCTCGGCGTCCTGCTCGTGCTCGGCGGCGTGCAGCTCGTGACGCTGGGCCTGCTCGGCGAGATGCTGGCGCGCACGTACCACGAGTCGCAGGGCAAGCCGATCTATAGACTCCGGGAAGTCCGCAGGCCCTCGGCGTGA
- a CDS encoding UDP-glucose/GDP-mannose dehydrogenase family protein, translating into MKVCVIGTGYVGLVAGTCFADSGNDVICVDIDEGKIEALKKGEVPIYEPGLEELIRRNLAERRLWFTSDLVAAVRASDICFIAVGTPEAADGSADLRAVLAVASAIGEAMNGYRVIVCKSTVPVGTADKVHAAVKTKTAHDFDVISNPEFLKEGAAIDDFMKPDRVVIGGARQRAIDVMKELYAPFVRTENPILVMDNRSAEMTKYAANAFLATKISFVNEIANLCERVGADVHDVRRGMGSDRRIGHHFLFPGTGYGGSCFPKDVQAIIRTAKDSGMEFPLLNAVEIVNERQKRLLVEKVVKTFGSSLTERRFGVWGLAFKPRTDDMREAPSIVIIEELLKRGARIEAHDPEALDEARKVFGDRINYHRLNYDALSGTDALLVVTDWGEFRRPDFPRMKSLMKTPVIFDGRNLYEPEVMRAQGFTYYPIGRTAVEGTR; encoded by the coding sequence GTGAAAGTCTGTGTCATCGGAACAGGCTACGTCGGCCTGGTCGCCGGAACGTGCTTTGCGGACAGCGGCAACGACGTCATCTGCGTCGACATCGACGAAGGGAAGATCGAGGCCCTGAAGAAGGGCGAGGTGCCGATCTACGAGCCCGGCCTCGAGGAGCTGATTCGCCGCAATCTCGCCGAGCGCCGGTTGTGGTTCACCAGCGACCTGGTCGCCGCCGTGCGCGCGTCGGACATCTGCTTCATCGCGGTCGGGACGCCGGAAGCCGCCGACGGCTCCGCGGACCTGCGCGCCGTGCTCGCGGTCGCGAGCGCGATCGGCGAGGCGATGAACGGGTATCGCGTCATCGTGTGCAAGAGCACGGTGCCGGTCGGCACCGCCGACAAGGTGCACGCCGCCGTCAAGACGAAGACCGCGCACGACTTCGACGTGATCTCCAACCCCGAATTTCTGAAGGAAGGCGCGGCCATCGACGACTTCATGAAGCCCGATCGAGTCGTGATCGGCGGCGCGCGGCAGCGCGCGATCGACGTCATGAAGGAGCTCTACGCGCCGTTCGTCCGCACCGAGAACCCGATCCTGGTGATGGACAACCGCAGCGCCGAGATGACGAAGTACGCCGCCAACGCGTTTTTGGCGACGAAGATCTCCTTCGTGAACGAGATCGCCAATCTCTGCGAACGGGTCGGCGCCGACGTGCACGACGTCCGCCGCGGCATGGGATCCGATCGACGCATCGGCCATCACTTCCTCTTCCCGGGCACCGGCTACGGCGGCTCGTGTTTCCCGAAGGACGTCCAGGCGATCATCCGGACCGCGAAGGACTCCGGCATGGAGTTCCCGCTGCTGAACGCGGTCGAGATCGTCAACGAGCGCCAGAAGCGGCTGCTCGTCGAGAAGGTGGTGAAGACGTTCGGATCCTCGCTCACCGAGCGGCGCTTCGGTGTCTGGGGGCTGGCGTTCAAGCCGCGCACCGACGACATGCGCGAGGCTCCGTCGATCGTCATCATCGAGGAGCTCCTGAAGCGCGGCGCCCGCATCGAGGCGCACGATCCCGAGGCCCTCGACGAGGCGCGCAAGGTCTTCGGCGACCGCATCAACTACCATCGTCTCAACTACGACGCGCTCAGCGGCACCGACGCGCTGCTCGTCGTAACCGACTGGGGCGAGTTCCGCCGCCCCGATTTTCCCCGCATGAAGTCGCTGATGAAGACGCCGGTCATCTTCGACGGGCGCAACCTCTACGAGCCCGAGGTGATGCGCGCACAGGGCTTCACCTACTACCCGATCGGCCGCACGGCCGTGGAAGGGACGCGATAG
- a CDS encoding SDR family oxidoreductase: protein MARILVTGGAGFIGSHLCERLLTEGNDVICIDNFVTGSPDNIAPFLGNQRFLFIQQDVTNFVYVPGKLDAILHFASPASPIDYLELPIQTLKVGSLGTHKVLGLAKEKKARILLASTSEVYGDPLVHPQTEDYWGNVNPIGPRGVYDEAKRFAEAITMAYQRAHGVATRIVRIFNTFGPRMRMRDGRVVPNFIAQALRGEDVTVYGDGGQTRSFCYVSDLVEGILRLLRSDHPTPVNIGNPREMTVLEFAKMIIALTGSKSRIVHKPLPVDDPKVRQPDITLARRVLNDWHPVVPVEEGLERTIEYFQTKIREGA, encoded by the coding sequence ATGGCACGGATTCTCGTCACCGGCGGCGCCGGTTTCATCGGCTCGCATCTCTGCGAGCGGCTGCTCACCGAAGGCAACGACGTCATCTGCATCGACAACTTCGTGACGGGCTCGCCGGACAACATCGCCCCGTTCCTCGGGAACCAGCGCTTCCTGTTCATCCAGCAGGACGTGACGAACTTCGTCTACGTCCCGGGGAAGCTCGACGCGATCCTGCACTTCGCGTCCCCCGCGAGCCCGATCGACTACCTCGAGCTGCCGATCCAGACCCTCAAGGTGGGCTCGCTCGGCACACACAAGGTGCTCGGCCTCGCCAAGGAGAAGAAGGCCCGCATCCTGCTCGCGTCGACCTCGGAGGTATACGGGGATCCGCTCGTGCACCCGCAGACGGAGGACTACTGGGGCAACGTCAACCCGATCGGACCGCGCGGCGTGTACGACGAGGCGAAGCGCTTCGCCGAGGCCATCACGATGGCGTACCAGCGCGCGCACGGCGTCGCGACCCGCATCGTGCGCATCTTCAACACCTTCGGCCCGCGCATGCGGATGCGCGACGGCCGCGTCGTGCCGAACTTCATCGCGCAGGCGCTGCGCGGCGAGGATGTCACCGTCTACGGTGACGGCGGCCAGACGCGCAGCTTCTGCTACGTGAGCGACCTCGTCGAAGGCATCCTGCGGCTCCTGCGGAGCGACCACCCGACGCCCGTGAACATCGGGAATCCGCGCGAGATGACGGTGCTCGAGTTCGCGAAGATGATCATCGCGCTCACCGGGTCGAAGAGCCGGATCGTCCACAAGCCCCTGCCGGTCGACGATCCGAAGGTCCGCCAGCCCGACATCACGCTGGCGCGCCGCGTCCTGAACGACTGGCACCCGGTGGTCCCGGTGGAGGAGGGCCTCGAGCGCACGATCGAGTACTTCCAGACCAAGATCCGGGAGGGCGCGTGA
- a CDS encoding NAD-dependent epimerase/dehydratase family protein, protein MKILVTGGAGFIASHISDAYIAAGHEVVIVDDLSSGTRANLPAAAKFYHADIRSPEAREIIRNERPQVLSLHAAQMDVRKSVADPAFDAAVNVLGMINMLEGGREVGVRKVLFASSGGATYGEQETFPAAESHPHNPLSPYGITKATGEHYLFFYHAVYGVPYVALRYANVYGPRQDPHGEAGVVAIFTEKLLANQAPTINGDGKQTRDYVFVGDVVRANLAALDRPFVGPVNVGTGIETDVTTLYAHLRVLTGSPHPARHGPAKAGEQRRSVIAIGRAADVLAWKPEIPLEEGLRRTVEFFRARLAER, encoded by the coding sequence GTGAAGATCCTGGTGACCGGCGGCGCGGGGTTCATCGCCTCGCACATCTCGGATGCGTACATCGCGGCCGGTCACGAGGTCGTCATCGTCGACGACCTCTCGTCCGGCACGCGCGCCAACCTCCCGGCGGCGGCCAAGTTCTACCACGCCGACATCCGGAGCCCGGAAGCCCGCGAGATCATCCGCAACGAGCGACCGCAGGTCCTGTCGCTGCACGCGGCGCAGATGGACGTCCGGAAGTCGGTCGCGGATCCCGCCTTCGACGCCGCCGTGAACGTGCTCGGCATGATCAACATGCTCGAGGGCGGCCGCGAGGTCGGCGTCCGCAAGGTGCTCTTCGCGTCGTCGGGCGGCGCCACCTACGGCGAGCAGGAGACGTTCCCGGCTGCCGAGAGCCACCCGCACAACCCGCTCTCGCCCTACGGCATCACCAAGGCGACCGGCGAGCACTATCTTTTCTTCTACCACGCGGTCTACGGAGTGCCGTACGTCGCGCTCCGCTACGCCAACGTCTACGGGCCGCGCCAGGACCCGCACGGCGAGGCGGGGGTCGTCGCCATCTTCACCGAGAAGCTGCTCGCGAACCAGGCGCCGACGATCAACGGCGACGGCAAACAGACCCGCGACTACGTCTTCGTCGGCGACGTCGTGCGCGCCAATCTCGCCGCGCTCGATCGCCCCTTCGTCGGCCCGGTCAACGTCGGCACCGGCATCGAGACCGACGTCACGACCCTCTACGCGCACCTCCGCGTGCTGACCGGTAGTCCGCATCCGGCGCGGCACGGCCCGGCGAAGGCCGGCGAGCAGCGGCGGAGCGTGATCGCGATCGGGCGCGCGGCCGACGTCCTCGCCTGGAAGCCGGAGATCCCGCTCGAGGAGGGGCTGCGGCGTACCGTCGAGTTCTTCCGCGCCCGCCTCGCGGAGCGGTGA